The segment CGATATCAGGTGCCCAACCCAGCTTTTTCACTGTTTCCAAGGCGCCTTTACAGAAAAAGATGGCTCTTTCGTCGTTGTCTTCGTGGAATTTCTCCTCCTTATCAACAAATACAGATTTTCTGTGAAAATAATCTTCATTGTCAATAAAGTAAACTTGCAATTTGGCATTGGGGATAGAAGCTACCTTGATGATCAAAGGCTTTTCTTCATCTCCTACCGAAATGTTTATTCCAGATAATCTTACTACTTCGTGTAATCTATTCTTTCTTTCATTGATTAAACCGAATCTTGGGACCAAAATTCGTATTTCCATTCCTCGCTCCTGCATGGCCTGTGGTAAGGCTCTAACATAATCGGCCACTTCTGTGGTCTGTAAAAATGGGTTTATTTCATTTGCAACGTAGAGTATTTTATACTGTGACATAAACCTTTATTTTTAAATGTTATTGTTTCAAAATGACCACAAAATTACACTATTTTTGGATCATTTTCAACTAAAATGGCTTTTAACATCAAAAGACATCTTAGTTATACCTTCTCTTATGAAAGTAATACACAGTATTTTAGAGCTGAGATCAATTCTTAAAACGCAAAGACTAGAAGGTAAATCCATTGGTCTGGTAGCAACTATGGGGGCGCTTCATCAAGGCCACCTCAGCCTGCTCACACATAGCGTGGCTCAAAATGACCTGACTGTTTGTAGCATTTTTGTCAATCCGATACAGTTCAACAATCCCGAAGATTTGAAAAAATATCCTCGACAAGAACAAAAGGACTTGGATATGCTAAGGGAAGGCAATTGTGATTTGGTATTCATCCCCTCTACTGATGAAATGTATGAGCAAACAACCATGATTCAATTCAACTTTGGACACTTAGAAACAGTGCTGGAAGGTGAATTCAGACCTGGCCACTTTTCAGGTGTAGGGGTTGTGGTTTCCAAACTATTCAATATCATTCAGCCAGATAGAGCCTACTTTGGACAAAAGGATTTGCAACAATTGGCTGTGATCAAAAGACTAACCGTGGAATTAAACTTCCCTGTGGAGGTCATAGGAGTGCCCATCATGCGTGAGTCCAATGGACTAGCAATGAGCTCTAGGAATTTGAGGCTTTCTGACTCAGAAAAGGAAACAGCTGCACAATTGTATCAATCGATGCTCAAAACAAAAGACCTTATCGCCAGTGGGGTATCGTTCGCAGACGCCATTGAAAACACAAAAAATGAAATCATGTCTCTCGACAATCTCAACCTAGAATATCTAGAGATTGTAGCATCAGATACCATGAAAGTTCTACAAAACGCACATGACACCACAGATGTTTCTATTTGTGCTGCAGCATATGTGAGTGGTGTGAGAATAATTGATAACTTGTATTTAAAACAGAAAAATTGAAAACTTCAACAGTTGTAAAATTTAGCGTTTCACTTATTCTAGGCGGACTGATTTTCTACTTTGTATTTCGAAATGTTTCATTCGATGATTTTAGCGAGAAACTTTCTGAAGTGAACTATTGGTGGGTCTGGTTATCCATGGCACTGTCGATAGTGAGTCATTTGTTCAGATCCTACCGTTGGAATTTGGTATTAAAACCCTTAGGGTATGAAGTGACGCTTTGGAGAACATTTTTAGCTCTGATGACAGGATACCTAGCCAACTTGGCCTTCCCAAGATTGGGAGAGGTCACCAGGTGTGGTGTATTGAAACGCATCGATTCTGTACCCATCAGCGTAGGATTCGGCTCTGTCATTACCGAACGAGTATTAGATTTTCTAATTCTACTGAGTCTCGTTGCGCTGGACTTATTGGTTGAGTTTGACAAAATTTTTCAATATTTCATGACCTCTGTCAGATGGGAAGATTGGAAAGAAAAAAAAGAACTCATCTTCGGCATTGGTGCTTTGCTGGCCATATGTGGTGTGATTGGCATACTTGGACTCAGATATGTGCTGAGCAAAGAATTCAACAATGCTACATTCAACAAATTGAAAGGTAAATTCTTAGAAATATTAGATGGTCTCTGGTCCATCCGAAAAGTGGAAAGTCCCGTAGGCTATATCCTATCCACTATTGCTATTTGGGTACTATATTATTTGATGAGCTATGTGATTTTCTATTCCATGGATGAAACCATGGGACTTGGATTTGGCGCAGGGCTATCGATATTGGCAGCAGCAGGTGTATCCATGGCGATGCCTGTACAAGGAGGAATTGGTGCCTACCACGCATTGGTCAGCGGTGTACTCGTCATTTATGGAGTAGGTGCTACGACAGGCTTGTTTTTTGCCACTTTGTTGCACACCTCTCAGGTCATCATGATCATTGTCGTAGGAGGTGCCTGCCTAGGAATCAGTCTTTTTGTGCCTAAAAGAAATAAAACAGAAAAGGAAGTAATAACGTAATGTGATTTTGAAGTTCATTTGCTAAATAATTATAATCCACAGCGATATGATAGTAATATTAATAGTGTTCATGATAGTTGGCTTTTTCGTCAGTAGTCGACTGAAAAGCAAATTTAAAAAGTACTCACAGGTGGGACTTAAATCTGGCTTGTCAGGACGTGAAATTGCGGAATTGATGCTACGAGACAACGGAATCTATGATGTAAAAGTCATGTCCGTAGAAGGTCAATTGACAGATCATTATAACCCAGGCAACAAAACTGTAAACCTAAGCCCAGAAGTGTATGGTGGACGAAGTGCGGCAGCAGCAGCTGTGGCTTCACATGAGTGCGGACACGCCGTACAGCATGCCACTGCCTATAGCTTCTTGGAGTTCAGATCTGCGATGGTCCCTATCCAAAACCTAAGCGCCAAGGTTCTAAATTTTCTCATGATAGGCATGTTCTTGTTCGGAAGCATGGTCTACTCCATGGGACTCGATACGATCTTTCTAGTAGTGGTAATTGCGCAAGGAGTAATCACCTTGTTTGCTTTGGTGACATTACCAGTAGAATTTGATGCGAGCAAACGTGCATTGGCTTGGATAGATGAGCGTGGCATTGTGACCAAAGAAGAGCATGTCATGGCCAAGGATGCTTTGCACTGGGCAGCTATGACCTATGTCGTAGCAGCGATATCGGCAATTACACAATTGCTCTACTTCGTCATGATGTTTATGGGAGCCAATAGAGATTAATCTATTAAATAAGAATTGACTGAAGACCTGAGAAATCGGGTCTTTTTTTTGTTTGTCTGATAAAAAGTATGCGTGCATACTATTAAATATTTTGGATTCATTATTTTCACCACAACATCAATCGAATATTATGGACTTTCAATACACAGAAGAGCAAATGGCTGTAAGAGAAGCCGCTAGAGAGTTTGCACAAAACGAGCTCCTACCAGGAGTAATAGACCGTGATGAACATCAAAAATTCCCCGCCGAGCAAATAAAAATGATGGGTGAATTGGGATTTTTGGGCATGATGGTCAAGCCCGAGTATGGAGGTGGAGGCATGGACACCGTCTCCTATGTCTTGGCTATGGAAGAAATATCCAAAATAGATGCGTCCTGCTCCGTATCGATGTCTGTCAACAATTCTTTGGTCTGCTGGGGATTAGAAAAATATGGTACTGCCGAGCAAAAAGAAAAATACCTCAAGCCGCTCGCTTCTGGTCAAATCATCGGTGCTTTTGCCCTATCTGAGCCAGAGGCAGGCTCTGATGCCACCTCTCAACGTACTACCGCTGAAGACAAAGATGATCATTATCTGCTGAACGGAACAAAGAACTGGATCACCAATGGTAGTTCCGCTTCTGTATATATTGTGATCGCCCAGACACACCCAGACAAAAAACACAAAGGCATCAATGCGCTGATTGTCGAAAAAGGTCAATCTGGTTTCACCATTGGACCCAAAGAAAATAAAATGGGTATTAGGGGTTCTGACACCCATTCATTGATGTTTTCGGATGTCAAAGTTCCTAAAGAAAACAGAATTGGAGATGACGGTTTTGGGTTCAGCTTTGCCATGCAGGTACTCAATGGTGGTAGAATTGGTATCGCATCCCAGGCTTTGGGGATCGCCTCTGGTGCCCTCGAACTCTCGATCAAATATGCAAAAGAGCGTAAAGCGTTTGGCAAGTCCATCTCTGATCATCAAGCCATCCAGTTCAAACTCTCAAAAATGGCAACTGAGATAGAGGCAGCCCGATTGCTGATCCTCCAAGCAGCCATGAAAAAAGACCGTGGAGAATCTTTCGTCAAAGAAGCTGCCATGGCCAAATTATTTGCTTCTCAGACAGCCATGGATGCGACCATTGAGGCTGTACAGATACATGGAGGTTACGGCTATGTCAAGGAGTACCATGTAGAAAGATTGATGCGAGATGCCAAGATTACTCAGATATACGAAGGCACCTCTGAAATTCAAAACATTGTAATTGCACGAGAATTATTGAAATAATATAAATGATTGGGCATTGCATGAGAGTCATTTCCTTTGTGTTTTTTTAAGTAAATATTAGATTTATACAATAGAATATTTGATATTTGTCAATATTCGAAGGTAAATCCTAAATAAGTCACAGTGGAAGACTACAACAAAATCATAGAGTCGCTCGGAGTTAGATTTATATCGGCTAAGAATATTAATATTTTACAGCCGGTTACAATTGAAAATTATTACGATGTAGAGAACGTATTTCTCTATGTACACAAAGGCGAAGTTTCTTTTGGGAAGGAAAAGGAAGTCGTATCCGAGAGCGAGATTTTATTTGTACCAGGAGGAAAAATGGTCTCCATTACCTACGGTACTGGTCAGGCCATCAATTTATCCAATGATGACTTCATCAATAGCCGAGAGAAATACTTCCAAAACAATGAGAAGTTTACTCCTAAGCTGGAAAATGACAATGTCACCATGATTAATTTTGAAGCAAAGGTCTTTGACACGGTCAACTTCTTCGCTTCGTTGGACATTCCACCATTTGTCATCCGAAACAACAACAAATTGATTTCATTGGCAAAGCAAATTGTGAGTGAAATATATGCTGATCTACCAGGAAAGGCCAGAGTTGTCAAGTTACAGACCGATCAAGTCGTAGTAGAATTGATCCGTCACATCCTAGAGCAAGGCCTATTTGTAGAACAGTTGGCGACCAATTCTACCTACTTCAAAGACCCTCGATTAATAGACATCTTCTCTTACATCAAAGATAACCTCAGAGACGATTTGTCCAACAAAGCGCTGGCCAATGTTGCCAACGTATCTGAAGATTATGTAGGACAATATTTCAAAATGCTAACTGGTATCAACCCACAAGACTACATCGAGTACCAACGCATGGAGATGGCTGTCAACATGCTACGCACTTCTAAGAAAAGTATCCGAGAAATAGGGAAAGAGGTAGGATTCAAAGACACTGCCTATTTCTGCAGACGCTTCAAAATGATGTTTGGGATTCCCGCAGGTAAGATGAGACGCAGAGAATCACTGATGAATGTCTAAGGTAGCATTCATGCTATTGATTTTGTCCGAAGCTTCGATGAGTAAACTGTAATCATTCTCCAGTGCATTGCCGATCACAACCATGTCAGCTCCAGCTTCCAAAGCCAATCCTACTTTACTGATCGAATTCAGCCCGCCTCCAACGACCAGAGGTACAGATATAGACCTAGATACCGTTGATATGATCTTCTGTGGAATTGCCTTTTGCGCACCGCTCCCTGCATCCAAATAGATCGTTCTCAGTCCCAACATCTCTCCTGCCATCGCTGTACATGCGGCAATGGTCGGCTTGTCCGAAGGTATCGGGGTTGTATTACTCATATAACTGGCTGAGGTTGCTGGTCCAGAGTTGACTAACATGTAACCCATTGGGATGATTTCTAATTTGCTCTTCTTGAGAATGGGTGCAGCCAACACATGTTGTCCTATGAGGAAATCAGGGTTTCTTCCAGAGATAAGCGACAGCAGCAAAATGGCATCTGCATTAGAATCGATTTGAATGTTGTTGCCTGGAAAAATCAGTACTGGAATATTCGTGTTTGATTTGATGATCGAAATGACCTTAGAAAAATTATCATTTGTAATCAAACTCCCTCCCACAAACAGAAAATCAACTTTGTTTTCCGTACAGAGATGGATGGTTTGAATCAGACTAGAGGAATCCTCTACCTTATCTGGGTCGATGAGTATCGCAAGAGATTTCCTGTTGACCTTTTTATTTTCTACCAGTTGATTGAGTAGGCTCATTGTCATTTGCTTCTAGTTTGTTGCTCAATTTCTCAATAGCGATTGGGAGCAGGCTCTTGAGAGCCAATGTGAGGATAGACTGACTGATCATGCTGGCAGCCTTAGGTGGTCCAGACTTTATCTTAGTTTTGACTTTGGGACTAGGTCGTGAAGGCGAGACTAGTTTATAAATCAGATATCCTCCAGCCAAACCAGCCGCTATAGCTCCAACTACCGTGAGACTCTTTTTCAAGTTTTTTTCCAATTCTTGTGCCTCATAGTCCAAGTCACCTATAAGTTCCCTTTCCTCTCTCTGTAGTTTGCTTTTACGTGACAAGAGTTGCTGATTATTCTTCATTTGATTCTTCTTTCGAGCTAAAATTTTCCATCAATTTATCCTCAAAAAAGGACTTCAAATTTCCTGATTTCAGAAGATAAAGTACAATTAATAAAAACAAGAGATAAATCCCCGCCACGATAATAAACCCCAAATAGGTACTGGCTAGTAATTGATTGAATAAAAATGCCATGCCCATGCTGACAAAAAATACAACTAATCCTCCAATGAGAATAATGATAAAATAGGCGATCACTTGCGCCAGCGCATTGGAAATTTGAGTAGTCATATCAAGCTTGAACAACTCAATCTTGACCTTGACATAGTCTGATAGGGCGCTTTTTATTTTATTGATATTAAGTATATCTATCACGTGTAGAATGCTTTTTATGAGCTATAAATATAAGTGAAATGCGATAGAAGTAAATCTATTTTATGCCTGAGAATATTGGGGTTATGCCTATATCCCACAAAAGAGGCATAATTATGTACACGAAAAGCGTAATCAACAGGATTGACAGCATATTCAGAAAAACTCCTGCTCTAATCATATCCTTCATTGTCAAATGTCCACTCCCAAACACAATGGCATTGGGCGGTGTAGCTACTGGCAGCATAAATGCACAAGAAGCCGCCAATATAGCCCCAACCATGAGGTAATATGGGTGAATGTGCATGGCAATGGCCAAAGCTGCCAAAATTGGCAAAACCATACTCGCCGTGGCGACATTGGAAGTAAGTTCCGTTAGGAAATTGACCAAAGTCACAATGACCACAATCACGAGAAGCAGCGGTACAGCTTGAAGATGATTCAGTGAATTTCCAATCCAAGTGGCCAAATCTGTCTTGATAAAAGCATTAGCAATGGACAATCCTCCTCCAAAAAGCAATAGCACCCCCCATGGAATCTTTTTGGTAGTCTTCCAATCCAACAGTTTCCCTCCCTTGGTATCTGGAATGATAAAAAGCAACATTGCACCAGCTATCGCTATAATCGTGTCATCCAATGCAGGAATGAACCGGTTCAAAACATACTCTCTACTAATCCAACTAAATGCAACCAGTCCAAAAATCACAAGTACCCTCTTCTCTTCAGCAGAAAGCCGCCCAAGGTTATCCAATTTAACCTGAATCCCTAAGTCTCTACTTTGGTTGTCACCAGAACGGTACAGTACTTTGGTAAGGACAAACCATGTCAGGGCAATCATACAAATTGAAAACGGTAACCCAAATAGCATCCATTCTCCAAATGATATTTCAATTCCCAAACTCTCTTTGACCACACTGGCAAAAACAATATTGGGCGGAGTGCCTACCAAAGTAGCCATTCCTCCGATGGAAGCAGAATAGGCGATTGCTAATAATAGGGACTTAGAAAACCGTTTGTCTCCATTTAAATTGGCGATCACTGATAGGCCAATCGGCAGCATCATCAAGGTAGAAGCGGTGTTGGAAATCCACATGGACAGAAAGCCAGTAGCAATCATAAATCCCAAAACAACCTGACTGGGCTTGCTACCAATTAGCAAAATGATGTTGAGAGCGATTCTGGTATGAAGATTCCATTTCTCAATCGCTAATGCTATGATAAAGCCACCAAGAAAAAGAAAAATGAGTGGATGTGCATACGGAAAAGTAGTTTCTTTGATCGGGAGTACGCCCAAAAGAGGAAAAAGCAAAATTGGTAGCAGTGCAGTTGCTTCTATGGCGATTGCCTCGGTCATCCACCACCAACCAATCCATGCTGTAGAAGCCAAAACTGCCCGTCCTTGATCAGACAAGCCCTCAATCTCAAAGCCAAAATAGATCAGTAGAAACAACAAAGGCCCTAATAACACCTTGATTATTTTCTGACCATAGGCTGTCATGCTGACAGTTCATTGAGGGCTATCCATGCCATGAGTCCTGGACCTAACGCAAGCGCATCTTCGTCTATATCAAAAGTAGAAGTATGCACTGGAGAAATGATGTTTTTCTCTTCATTTCGCGTCCCTAAACGGTAAAAACAAGCACTGGTTTTTTGGGAATAATAGGCAAAATCCTCCGCACCCATCCACACATCCAGATCTACGACATTCTCTTCCCCTAAATACTGAATAGCCGCTTGTCGCGCTCTTTCGGTCAGTTCTGGTTGATTTTCGAGGTAGGGATACCCTACCTGGATATTAAAATCACAGTATCCTCCCATAGATTCGGCCAGACCTGATGCCAGTTTTTTCATGCGAGCGTGTGCTTCCTTTCTCCACTTTTCATCAAGTGTTCTAAAAGTACCTTCAATCTTCACTTCACTAGGTATGACATTGGTTGCACCCATAGCCATGACTTTACCGAAAGTCAATACACTAGGCGTAATGGGTTTTGCCATACGGCTAACTACCTGCTGCAAGGCAACTATGATGTGCGAAGCAATTAATACTGTATCCACACACATTTCAGGCAAAGCACCGTGACCACCTTTGCCACGTACTGTGACATAAATTTCATCTGCACTGGCCATGTACATCCCTTTTCGGAATCCTACTTTTCCTACTGGAATGAGCGGCATGACATGCTGCCCAAAAATGGATTCAGGACGAGGGTTTTTCAGTATTCCTTCTTTGATCATGAGGGAAGCGCCGCCTGGAAAGACTTCTTCTCCTGGTTGAAAAATAAATTTGACCGTCCCTTCAAAATCATTTTTTAGTTCATTGATGATTCTGAGAGTAGACATCAATGATGAAGTATGAACATCATGCCCACAGGCATGCATCACGCCTGGATTCTTAGATTTGTACGATTTTAAGCTTTCTTCCTTGATTGGCAGGGCGTCCATGTCTGCTCTCAAGGCAGTGACTTTCTTCTCTGGATTTTTGCCTTCGATGATCGCTTCTATACCATTTCCAGCAATGCCTGTTCTGTATTTTACTCCTAGTTTGTCCAAGGTTGCGATGACAAACGCAGCGGTTTCTGTTTCTTCAAAAGATAATTCTGGATTGGCATGCAGGTGTCTTCTGTTAGCAATCGTGTCTTCATGAAATGACTCAGAGAGTGATTTTATCTTATTGATCAAATCCATAGGTAAATTTTGGCTAAGGTAATCAATTTACACTTTTACCGTGTTCGACTTTTGTTCAAAGTCTATAAAATTGAATGATCTCCAACAAGCTGTTTGAATAATTGCGAAAATCACAATTTCCGTAATATCAATACTAATCTCGCAATGGAATCCTGTCTGGAATCAAGACAGCTCTTGAAAAAGAAGCTTTCAGGGTATTATAATCACGATTAGCCTCTAATTTGGAGTAATACTTACCCACTCTTACTTTGTAATTTGGCTGATCATAAATCACTCGTGGCTTCTGATCCTCCAGCAAATCATAGGCTCTACTTTTGTACCCATTGGCGTCATCTCTGCTGTTGCCAGAATAAATCTGAATCGTAAAGCCATCTACATAATTGACGTCCTTTCGAGAAGCAATGATGATGTTGGTCACACTATCCAAATCCGCATGGATATCATGCGTAGGCTCCACATCTTCTACCTCTGTCACAGTAGGATTTGTGACCACAGCCGATTCCTCGGTGGGTGCGACCTCTGTCGTGCTGTAATCATTTCTGTAAATGGACAAATCTTCGTTGTACGAACTGCTGCTGGCTGTTTTGGCACTAGGGGCACAAAACTGCAGCAGCGTAGCAATGGTGATGATTGGAAACACAGCCAGCGGATTAATATGACGATAGTTTTTCAATGTTCTAAAGATAATCTTTATGAATTAATTTTCGATGACTACACAACTGTTACTAGCCACATCAGCCTCTACACTCTTGAATTTGACGTCTTTCTTGATTGTACCATCTGCATATTGTACAGAAACTTTGTCATTTCGACCATAGATCTTTTGTGATTTGATAGGGGCAGTCTTCTCTACGGGTGCAGTTCTGTTGCCATTTCCTGCAGAATTCCCTCCTAAAGCTGAACCCGACTCCTCCTTGCTTTCCTTGTAGTTTTGAGACACACGCTGGCGTCTAGCCTCTTGCACCTGATCTGGATTTTGTACAGGTATTTCTGCCTTGGTCAGGAAAGAAACGGTGTCTTCGTTGACTCTTGCGATAAACTGCTTGAACATCTGATAAGACTCAAACTTATACACCAACAATGGGTCCTTCTGTTCGTGTACAGCCATTCTCACCGATTGTTTCAAATCATCCATTTCTCTAAGATGTTCTTTCCAACTCTGATCAATGATTGCTAGCGCGATAAGTTTCTCCATTTGTTTGATCAACTCACGGCCTTCCGTTTCTACCACCTTTTCTAGGTTGGCTACCACGCCGATTTGTTTTTGACCATCTGAAAATGGCACTTGCACCTCCTTGAACGTGGCTCCACGCTCGTTCAAGATATTTCTCATGATCGGCAAGGATCTCTCAGCCACATGCTTGTTCTTTGCTCTGTAGTTGACAAGTGCCTCATGGTACAAAGTGTCCGTCAACTTATTTTGATCGCTTGAAGCAAAAACCTCTTGGGTTGCTTTGCTATCCAAGCCAAGAATACTCAACGCGTTGAGCTTGAAACCATTGTAATCATTGGCATTCTTCGCATTGAACACCAATTCCTCCGTAGTATCATACATCATATTGAGGATATCTAGATCCAACCTCTCTCCAAACAGCGCATTCTTACGACGTGAATAGATTACTTCTCGTTGAGAGTTCATGACATCATCATACTCCAAAAGATGCTTTCTACTCGCAAAGTTATTTTCCTCTACTTTCTTCTGCGCTCTTTCGATGGATTTGGTAATCATACTGTGCTGGATTACCTCTCCTTCTTCCAGTCCCAATCTGTCCATGATCTTGGCGATTCTGTCTGAACCGAATAGACGCATGAGGTTGTCTTCCAGAGACACAAAGAATTGTGAAGAACCGACGTCTCCCTGACGACCAGATCGCCCTCTAAGCTGTCTATCCACACGTCTTGACTCGTGTCTTTCCGTACCGATGATGGCTAATCCACCAGCTGCCATAGATTCTTTGGTCAGTTTAATATCTGTACCACGACCCGCCATGTTGGTAGCGATCGTGACAGTGCCTGGCTTACCTGCTTCAGCCACTACATCTGCTTCTCTGGCGTGTTGCTTTGCATTCAGTACTTGATGCTGAATACCCTTCATGTTGAGCATTCTGCTCACGAGTTCCGATATTTCTACAGATGTCGTACCGACCAAGACAGGACGTCCTGCTTTGGACAAGTTGACAATTTCATCCGCCACAGCATTGAACTTTTCACGCATGGTTTTGAACACCATGTCTTCTCTATCGTCCCGTTGCATCGGACGATTGGTTGGGATGACAATGACGTCCATTTTGTAGATTTCCCAGAATTCCCCTGCCTCTGTCTCCGCAGTACCCGTCATACCAGCTAGTTTGTGGTACATCCTGAAATAATTCTGCAAGGTGACAGTAGCATAGGTCTGCGTGGCATCCTCTACTTTGACATTTTCCTTGGCTTCTATCGCTTGATGTAGGCCATCAGAATATCTACGGCCATCCATGGCACGTCCTGTCTGCTCATCAACGATCATTACCTTGCCATCCACTACGATGTATTCGGTATCTTTTTCGAACAACGAATAAGCCTTCAAGAGTTGGTTGACTGAGTGAATTCTTTGTGCCTTAGCAGAATAATCACGTACCAAAGCTTCCTTCTGATGCAGCATATCACTTTCGGAAAGCGTAGAATCATTTTCCAGTCTCGCGATTTCCATCCCAATATCTGGGAGAATAAAGAATGTAGGATCTTCCCCAGAACCTGTGATCAGATCAATACCATTGTCAGTCAGTTCGATACCATTGGTTTTTTCATCAATGGTAAAATAAAGAGGTGCATCTGCCTCTGGCATCAGTTTTTGATTGTCTGCCAGATAAATATTTTCGGTCTTTTGGAGAATCTGACGCATGCCAGTCTCACTTAAGAATTTGATCAAAGGTTTGTACTTCGGCAGCCCTCTAAAGGCTCTAAAAAGTGCCAGTCCTCCTTCGTTTTCATCACCACTGGCGATTTTCTTCTTGGCTTCATTTAGAAACTGAGAAACCTCTTTCTTTTGTGCCTCTACTAGTTTGGCTACCCTTGGTTTGAGTTCGTAAAACTCATGCTCATTTCCTTTTGGAATAGGACCAGAAATAATCAGCGGTGTTCTCGCATCATCAATCAAAACCGAATCTACCTCATCGACCATGGCATAATGATATTTCCTTTGAACCAGTTCGTCTGGGTGACGCGCCATGTTGTCTCTCAGGTAATCAAAGCCAAACTCGTTGTTTGTACCGTAGACAATGTCACACTTATAAGCTTGTCGCCTTTCAGGAGAATTGGCCTGGTATTTATCGATACAATCGATCGTCAGTCCATGGAATTCAAATATCGGTGCGTTCCACTCCGCATCTCTTTTGGCGAGGTAATCGTTGACTGTGATCACATGTACACCTTGTCCTGATAGACCATTGAGGAATGCTGGAAGAGTAGCTACGAGGGTTTTACCTTCACCTGTCATCATCTCAGCAATCTTACCTTGGTGGAGAACCACTCCCCCTATCAACTGTACGTCGTAGTGGATCATTTTCCAAACTACGTCTACTCCAGAGGCCTTCCATTTGTTGTGCCAGATGGCTGTCTCTCCTTGAATTTCTACGTTAGGTTTTTTGGCTGCAATGGCTTTGTCCATCATGGTAGCCTGTACAACCAGCTTCTCATTGACCGTCAATCTACGAGCCGTATCCTTCACTATCGCAAAAGCTTGAGGAAGTATAGAAAGGAGTACTTCTTCCAGACTTTTATCTCTTTCCTTGGCGAGTTTATCTATTTGTGCAAATACAGCCTCTTTGTCATTGATTTCCATCTCTGGATTGTCAGCAATGGTAGCATGATGAGCAGCGATCTGATCATCGATACTTTTGAGGTGTGCAGTGATTTTATCTTTTAATTCTTGAGTCTTGCCTCTGAGCTGATCGTCAGACAGTGAAGCAAGTTTTTCATATTCACCATTGATTAAATCTACATAAGGCATCAGCTCTTTGATATCTCTATCTGCTTTCGTTCCAAATACTTTTGC is part of the Reichenbachiella agarivorans genome and harbors:
- a CDS encoding phage holin family protein, which codes for MIDILNINKIKSALSDYVKVKIELFKLDMTTQISNALAQVIAYFIIILIGGLVVFFVSMGMAFLFNQLLASTYLGFIIVAGIYLLFLLIVLYLLKSGNLKSFFEDKLMENFSSKEESNEE
- a CDS encoding SLC13 family permease, which gives rise to MTAYGQKIIKVLLGPLLFLLIYFGFEIEGLSDQGRAVLASTAWIGWWWMTEAIAIEATALLPILLFPLLGVLPIKETTFPYAHPLIFLFLGGFIIALAIEKWNLHTRIALNIILLIGSKPSQVVLGFMIATGFLSMWISNTASTLMMLPIGLSVIANLNGDKRFSKSLLLAIAYSASIGGMATLVGTPPNIVFASVVKESLGIEISFGEWMLFGLPFSICMIALTWFVLTKVLYRSGDNQSRDLGIQVKLDNLGRLSAEEKRVLVIFGLVAFSWISREYVLNRFIPALDDTIIAIAGAMLLFIIPDTKGGKLLDWKTTKKIPWGVLLLFGGGLSIANAFIKTDLATWIGNSLNHLQAVPLLLVIVVIVTLVNFLTELTSNVATASMVLPILAALAIAMHIHPYYLMVGAILAASCAFMLPVATPPNAIVFGSGHLTMKDMIRAGVFLNMLSILLITLFVYIIMPLLWDIGITPIFSGIK
- a CDS encoding M20 metallopeptidase family protein, producing the protein MDLINKIKSLSESFHEDTIANRRHLHANPELSFEETETAAFVIATLDKLGVKYRTGIAGNGIEAIIEGKNPEKKVTALRADMDALPIKEESLKSYKSKNPGVMHACGHDVHTSSLMSTLRIINELKNDFEGTVKFIFQPGEEVFPGGASLMIKEGILKNPRPESIFGQHVMPLIPVGKVGFRKGMYMASADEIYVTVRGKGGHGALPEMCVDTVLIASHIIVALQQVVSRMAKPITPSVLTFGKVMAMGATNVIPSEVKIEGTFRTLDEKWRKEAHARMKKLASGLAESMGGYCDFNIQVGYPYLENQPELTERARQAAIQYLGEENVVDLDVWMGAEDFAYYSQKTSACFYRLGTRNEEKNIISPVHTSTFDIDEDALALGPGLMAWIALNELSA
- a CDS encoding SPOR domain-containing protein; the protein is MFPIITIATLLQFCAPSAKTASSSSYNEDLSIYRNDYSTTEVAPTEESAVVTNPTVTEVEDVEPTHDIHADLDSVTNIIIASRKDVNYVDGFTIQIYSGNSRDDANGYKSRAYDLLEDQKPRVIYDQPNYKVRVGKYYSKLEANRDYNTLKASFSRAVLIPDRIPLRD
- the secA gene encoding preprotein translocase subunit SecA, coding for MLDILTKGIAKVFGTKADRDIKELMPYVDLINGEYEKLASLSDDQLRGKTQELKDKITAHLKSIDDQIAAHHATIADNPEMEINDKEAVFAQIDKLAKERDKSLEEVLLSILPQAFAIVKDTARRLTVNEKLVVQATMMDKAIAAKKPNVEIQGETAIWHNKWKASGVDVVWKMIHYDVQLIGGVVLHQGKIAEMMTGEGKTLVATLPAFLNGLSGQGVHVITVNDYLAKRDAEWNAPIFEFHGLTIDCIDKYQANSPERRQAYKCDIVYGTNNEFGFDYLRDNMARHPDELVQRKYHYAMVDEVDSVLIDDARTPLIISGPIPKGNEHEFYELKPRVAKLVEAQKKEVSQFLNEAKKKIASGDENEGGLALFRAFRGLPKYKPLIKFLSETGMRQILQKTENIYLADNQKLMPEADAPLYFTIDEKTNGIELTDNGIDLITGSGEDPTFFILPDIGMEIARLENDSTLSESDMLHQKEALVRDYSAKAQRIHSVNQLLKAYSLFEKDTEYIVVDGKVMIVDEQTGRAMDGRRYSDGLHQAIEAKENVKVEDATQTYATVTLQNYFRMYHKLAGMTGTAETEAGEFWEIYKMDVIVIPTNRPMQRDDREDMVFKTMREKFNAVADEIVNLSKAGRPVLVGTTSVEISELVSRMLNMKGIQHQVLNAKQHAREADVVAEAGKPGTVTIATNMAGRGTDIKLTKESMAAGGLAIIGTERHESRRVDRQLRGRSGRQGDVGSSQFFVSLEDNLMRLFGSDRIAKIMDRLGLEEGEVIQHSMITKSIERAQKKVEENNFASRKHLLEYDDVMNSQREVIYSRRKNALFGERLDLDILNMMYDTTEELVFNAKNANDYNGFKLNALSILGLDSKATQEVFASSDQNKLTDTLYHEALVNYRAKNKHVAERSLPIMRNILNERGATFKEVQVPFSDGQKQIGVVANLEKVVETEGRELIKQMEKLIALAIIDQSWKEHLREMDDLKQSVRMAVHEQKDPLLVYKFESYQMFKQFIARVNEDTVSFLTKAEIPVQNPDQVQEARRQRVSQNYKESKEESGSALGGNSAGNGNRTAPVEKTAPIKSQKIYGRNDKVSVQYADGTIKKDVKFKSVEADVASNSCVVIEN